One genomic region from Rosa rugosa chromosome 1, drRosRugo1.1, whole genome shotgun sequence encodes:
- the LOC133724999 gene encoding putative disease resistance protein RGA3 has product MYIIYVWTHFSLLATLIGLPFFPLQVDQFLMAEALISVVLEQLASITRQQVQQQVKLVVDVKKEVANLRDNFRAIKAVLKDAEERQVKEDSVKLWLDNIRDVSNEMEDVLDDWNTEILKLQIEKQEKEDGNALDTTKKKVCLCIPTAFFCSGQVTRFISRRDIAQKIKDLNERLAKIANMRQNFNFQYPKSGTELIERQKTTSFVDQTFGRVDEKELLVDMLLSESNPEGQSPIVIPIVGMGGIGKTTLSQLAYNDKRVQENFKDRIWVCVSDPFDELNIAKTILARLGGNVNSISSDLDAFFECLQKSIEGKKFLLVLDDVWNQDYMKWANLKLHLQKGVVGSKIIVTTRKEEVATMMGAPDNTINLKVLSDENCWSLFAGIAFTNRNQDECQILEPIGREIVKKCKGLPLVAKTLGGLMRCKKAKKEWQDVLSSEIWELDTMEQQVFQPLLLSYYDLTPMIQRCLLYCVTFPKDLLIKKKVLIELWMSQGFLGSVENKKKTIIDVGESYFDNLVMRSFFQNFKQDKFGDIKQCQMHNIVHDFLQYLTKNECLIVEVKGGEKRIELPADNKLGHLTITFAPKGPFPVSLDHCQRLRTITTFDCKITSLSRELILQLKCVRTLNLSDNLIEEVPDEVGVLVHLRYLDLSDNWRLKKLPDSLCNLVNLQTLRVDECHGLKKLPEAMGKLTSLQHLHAKIGRWPPLKLPKSIARLKSLRTLDLDVIIGDEEGEGEGEGEGSRDEEGFRLSDLRDMDELQGKLRIELVGKLKDSAASDAEKAKLVNKKHLLHLGLGFPCESESEGNQSTIEEAVLNALQPNSNLESLWIEGYDGSTLYPNWTSSLINLKSLTFSRCNVCNHVPLSVLGYLGSLETLTFQHMEKVKKVGFEYSLDHQVILFPNLKQLEFSFMGEWEECDDDENDATSSSPTCFMPRLSTLSIEYCFKLKTLPDFLPRKTPLLQNLIINGCFILSESCKDRQGPEWSKISHIPNIAIDGKIVQKDGVWIIQEEESDEEIDSN; this is encoded by the coding sequence ATGTACATCATATATGTATGGACACACTTCTCACTCTTAGCTACTTTGATCGGTCTCCCCTTCTTTCCACTACAAGTTGATCAATTTCTGATGGCTGAAGCCCTTATTTCCGTTGTCCTAGAACAATTGGCTTCAATCACCCGTCAACAGGTACAGCAACAAGTGAAATTGGTAGTTGATGTTAAGAAAGAAGTTGCAAATCTCAGAGACAATTTCCGAGCTATAAAAGCCGTGCTCAAAGATGCAGAGGAGAGGCAAGTGAAGGAGGATTCCGTCAAACTATGGCTGGATAATATAAGGGACGTGTCCAACGAGATGGAGGACGTGTTGGATGATTGGAACACTGAAATTCTGAAGCTACAAATTGAGAaacaagagaaagaagatgGAAATGCTCTTGATACGACTAAGAAGAAGGTATGTCTATGCATTCCTACTGCTTTCTTTTGTTCTGGCCAAGTTACTCGATTTATTTCTCGTCGCGACATTGCTCAAAAGATTAAAGATCTCAATGAAAGGTTAGCAAAAATTGCTAATATGAGGCAAAATTTTAACTTTCAGTATCCAAAAAGTGGTACTGAACTTATTGAGCGACAAAAGACTACTTCTTTTGTCGATCAAACATTTGGTCGGGTAGATGaaaaagaattattagtggACATGTTGTTGAGTGAAAGTAATCCTGAAGGGCAAAGCCCCATTGTCATCCCTATTGTAGGGATGGGTGGAATCGGTAAAACAACCCTTTCTCAACTAGCATATAATGATAAAAGAGTCCAGGAAAATTTCAAAGATAGAATATGGGTTTGTGTCTCAGATCCATTTGATGAGCTCAACATAGCCAAAACCATCCTTGCACGCCTTGGTGGAAATGTCAATTCCATTTCGAGTGACCTAGATGCTTTCTTCGAATGTCTGCAGAAGTCTATTGAGGGGAAAAAGTTTCTCCTCGTCTTAGATGATGTGTGGAACCAAGACTATATGAAGTGGGCAAACTTGAAGCTACATTTACAGAAAGGTGTTGTAGGTAGTAAAATAATTGTCACTACACGAAAAGAAGAAGTAGCCACGATGATGGGAGCACCTGATAACACGATCAATTTGAAGGTGTTGAGTGACGAAAATTGTTGGTCATTGTTCGCTGGAATTGCCTTTACCAATAGAAACCAAGATGAGTGTCAAATTTTGGAACCTATTGGTAGGGAAATTGTAAAGAAGTGCAAAGGGTTGCCTCTTGTTGCCAAGACTTTAGGTGGTCTCATGCGTTGTaagaaagcaaagaaagaatGGCAAGATGTTTTGAGTAGTGAGATATGGGAGTTAGACACAATGGAGCAACAAGTTTTCCAACCGCTATTACTAAGTTATTATGATTTAACTCCAATGATCCAACGTTGTCTATTATATTGTGTCACTTTCCCAAAAGACcttttaattaagaaaaaagtTTTGATTGAGTTGTGGATGTCGCAAGGTTTTCTTGGTTCAGTTGAGAACAAAAAAAAGACAATAATAgacgttggagaatcatatttTGATAACTTGGTAATGCGATCTTTCTTCCAGAATTTCAAACAAGATAAATTTGGAGATATTAAACAGTGCCAAAtgcataatattgtgcacgacTTTCTCCAATATTTAACCAAGAATGAATGCTTAATCGTTGAGGTCAAAGGTGGTGAGAAGAGAATAGAATTACCAGCAGACAATAAGCTTGGTCATTTGACCATAACGTTTGCACCCAAGGGACCTTTTCCCGTTTCTTTAGACCATTGCCAACGTCTGCGGACCATTACAACATTTGATTGTAAAATTACAAGTCTCAGCCGAGAGTTGATTTTACAATTAAAATGCGTGAGGACGTTGAATTTGAGTGACAATTTGATCGAAGAAGTTCCGGACGAGGTTGGCGTGTTGGTGCACTTGAGGTATTTGGATTTATCGGATAATTGGAGGCTGAAGAAATTACCTGATAGTTTGTGTAATTTAGTCAATTTGCAAACCTTGCGAGTTGATGAGTGCCATGGCCTTAAAAAGTTACCCGAGGCCATGGGAAAGTTGACCAGCTTGCAGCATCTTCATGCTAAGATTGGTAGGTGGCCACCGCTGAAGTTGCCCAAATCAATTGCGAGGTTGAAAAGTCTACGGACGCTAGATCTGGATGTTATTATTGGAGATGAAGAAGGTGAAGGTGAAGGTGAAGGTGAAGGTAGTAGAGATGAAGAAGGATTCAGATTAAGTGATTTGAGAGACATGGACGAGCTTCAGGGGAAGCTTAGGATTGAATTGGTGGGCAAATTGAAAGATAGTGCTGCGAGTGATGCGGAGAAAGCCAAATTGGTGAACAAGAAACACCTTCTTCATTTGGGACTAGGGTTTCCCTGCGAGAGCGAGAGTGAGGGCAACCAGAGTACCATCGAGGAAGCAGTATTGAATGCCTTACAGCCAAATTCAAATCTTGAATCCTTATGGATCGAAGGTTACGATGGCAGCACCCTGTACCCCAATTGGACCTCCTCTTTAATAAACTTGAAAAGCCTGACCTTCTCTCGGTGCAATGTTTGTAACCATGTGCCTCTTTCGGTTTTGGGCTACTTGGGGTCCCTTGAGACACTCACATTTCAACACATGGAAAAAGTGAAAAAGGTTGGATTTGAGTACTCACTTGATCATCAAGTTATATTGTTCCCCAATCTGAAACAACTCGAGTTCTCTTTCATGGGTGAGTGGGAAGAATGCGATGATGATGAGAATGATGCTACTTCATCGTCACCAACTTGTTTCATGCCACGCCTTTCTACTTTATCCATCGAGTACTGCTTTAAGCTGAAGACACTGCCAGACTTCCTTCCAAGGAAGACACCGCTGCTTCAGAATTTGATCATCAACGGTTGTTTCATTCTCTCCGAAAGTTGCAAAGACAGGCAAGGCCCGGAATGGTCCAAGATTTCTCACATCCCAAACATCGCAATTGATGGCAAAATTGTACAAAAAGATGGAGTTTGGATCATACAAGAGGAAGAAAGTGATGAAGAAATTGATTCAAATTGA